A genome region from Prochlorococcus marinus CUG1417 includes the following:
- the msrA gene encoding peptide-methionine (S)-S-oxide reductase MsrA, with protein sequence MKYFLPLIIALSIFINPVNAFAEELILAGGCFWCLEHDLESLNGINFVQSGYSGGDLKNPTYENHEGHQEVVLVDYDSQLVTLPEILRVYLRNIDPLDAKGQFCDRGDSYRPVIFFKDQNEESIAKNAIVSASNELQVPLEKISVELKSKGQFWLAEEYHQDFAERNELKYKFYRYSCGRDQRLDKLWGDNARSTNLWIE encoded by the coding sequence ATGAAATATTTTTTACCTTTAATAATTGCTCTTTCAATATTTATTAACCCTGTAAACGCTTTTGCAGAGGAATTGATCCTTGCAGGAGGTTGTTTTTGGTGTTTAGAACATGATTTAGAGTCATTAAATGGGATAAATTTTGTACAAAGCGGCTATTCAGGAGGGGATTTAAAAAATCCTACCTACGAAAATCATGAAGGACATCAGGAAGTGGTTTTGGTGGACTATGATTCCCAATTGGTAACTTTACCCGAAATACTTAGGGTTTATTTAAGAAATATTGATCCTTTGGATGCCAAGGGTCAATTTTGTGATCGTGGAGATTCTTATAGGCCAGTGATCTTTTTCAAAGATCAAAATGAGGAAAGTATTGCAAAAAATGCAATTGTTTCGGCCTCTAATGAGTTGCAAGTACCATTAGAAAAAATATCTGTAGAACTAAAATCAAAAGGTCAATTTTGGTTGGCTGAAGAATATCATCAGGATTTTGCCGAAAGAAATGAACTAAAATATAAGTTTTACAGATACTCATGTGGTAGAGATCAGAGGTTGGATAAATTATGGGGGGATAACGCTAGATCAACAAATCTTTGGATTGAATGA
- a CDS encoding leucyl aminopeptidase, which yields MQFSKFQKNLDNWQGTSLIFGVLEEEIESQFENIKFVVDPKLLLKKVTQKKFKGEKGKTLSFEFLDQKLETLIIVGFGKSKDLKKSDIEKSIGNLIRKTVDKNEKISLLLPWELINSKLEINQLAESARLSAYKDNRFNMKKNEEKVLKEIEFLNLTKFENISFEETEKICEGVELARRLVAAPPNSLTPKEMSIQASEIAKDHGLEVKILEAKDCEDLGMGAYLAVAKGSDLDPKFIHLTLKSNGPIKEKIALVGKGLTFDSGGYNLKVGASQIEMMKYDMGGSAAVLGAAKALGAIKPKGLEIHFIVAACENMINGSAVHPGDVVKASNGKTIEINNTDAEGRLTLADALTYASNLKPDSIIDLATLTGAIVVALGNDVAGFWSNNDALANDLKTASAQAGEELWQMPLQKSYKEGLKSHIADMKNTGPRAGGSITAALFLEEFFDKEIKWAHIDIAGTCWTDKHKGINPSGATGFGVKTLIQWIKNK from the coding sequence ATGCAATTTTCAAAATTCCAAAAAAATCTAGATAACTGGCAAGGTACTTCATTAATTTTTGGAGTTTTAGAGGAAGAAATTGAAAGCCAATTTGAAAACATAAAATTTGTTGTTGACCCAAAATTATTACTAAAAAAAGTTACTCAAAAAAAATTCAAAGGAGAAAAAGGAAAAACTCTAAGCTTTGAATTTTTAGATCAAAAATTAGAAACTTTAATCATAGTTGGTTTTGGCAAATCTAAAGATCTTAAAAAAAGTGATATTGAAAAATCCATAGGAAATCTAATTAGGAAAACTGTTGATAAAAATGAAAAAATCAGCCTCTTGCTACCTTGGGAGTTAATAAATTCAAAACTAGAAATAAATCAATTAGCTGAGTCAGCCAGATTATCTGCTTATAAGGACAATAGATTCAACATGAAAAAAAATGAAGAGAAAGTTCTTAAAGAAATAGAGTTTCTGAATTTAACTAAATTTGAGAATATTAGCTTTGAAGAGACAGAAAAAATATGTGAAGGTGTAGAACTAGCCAGAAGACTTGTAGCCGCCCCTCCAAACAGTCTTACGCCAAAGGAAATGTCTATTCAAGCTTCTGAAATTGCCAAAGATCATGGTTTGGAAGTAAAAATTTTAGAGGCAAAAGATTGTGAAGATTTAGGAATGGGTGCATATTTAGCAGTAGCAAAAGGTTCTGATCTAGATCCTAAATTTATACATCTTACTTTGAAATCAAATGGGCCTATAAAAGAAAAGATTGCGCTTGTTGGGAAGGGCTTAACTTTTGATTCTGGAGGATACAATCTGAAAGTAGGAGCCTCTCAAATTGAAATGATGAAATATGATATGGGCGGAAGCGCTGCAGTTTTAGGTGCAGCCAAAGCACTTGGAGCAATAAAACCAAAGGGACTTGAAATACACTTTATTGTGGCAGCTTGCGAAAACATGATAAATGGATCTGCAGTACATCCTGGAGATGTAGTTAAGGCATCTAATGGTAAGACAATTGAAATAAATAACACTGATGCAGAGGGTAGACTCACATTAGCTGATGCTTTAACTTATGCATCCAATTTAAAGCCAGACTCAATAATAGATCTTGCCACTTTAACAGGAGCTATTGTTGTTGCATTAGGGAATGATGTAGCTGGATTCTGGAGCAATAATGATGCTCTAGCAAATGATCTAAAAACTGCATCAGCCCAGGCTGGAGAAGAATTATGGCAAATGCCTTTACAAAAATCTTATAAAGAAGGGTTAAAGTCTCATATAGCTGATATGAAAAATACAGGCCCTAGAGCAGGTGGATCAATAACTGCAGCTTTGTTTCTAGAGGAATTCTTTGATAAAGAGATTAAATGGGCTCATATTGATATTGCTGGGACTTGTTGGACTGATAAGCATAAGGGGATAAATCCATCAGGTGCAACCGGTTTCGGAGTTAAAACCCTTATTCAATGGATTAAAAATAAATAA
- the plsY gene encoding glycerol-3-phosphate 1-O-acyltransferase PlsY: MNILIIFVGYLLGSIPTGFLIGKYLKNIDLRTIGSGSTGATNVLRNVGKWPALFVFLIDVSKGLIAVKIAQNYTDQELIEVLAGISAISGHIWPIWLKGKGGKAVATGLGMFLALSWKVGLASLGIFLLVLAKTKFVSLSSISAAILLPIFMFFYLGNFMHSYFFISLIVALLVIWKHRTNIIRLLKGEESKINQN; this comes from the coding sequence ATGAATATTTTAATAATCTTTGTTGGTTATCTTTTAGGGTCTATCCCCACAGGGTTTTTAATTGGGAAATATCTCAAAAATATAGATCTAAGAACAATAGGTTCTGGATCTACAGGTGCCACAAATGTCTTAAGAAATGTAGGGAAATGGCCAGCACTTTTTGTTTTTCTTATTGACGTTAGTAAAGGTCTTATTGCAGTAAAAATTGCTCAGAATTATACAGACCAAGAGTTAATAGAAGTATTGGCAGGTATCTCAGCAATATCAGGCCATATATGGCCAATATGGCTAAAAGGGAAAGGAGGTAAAGCTGTCGCGACTGGATTAGGTATGTTTTTAGCTCTATCCTGGAAAGTTGGATTAGCTTCTTTAGGGATTTTTTTATTAGTATTAGCGAAAACCAAATTTGTATCTTTATCAAGTATTTCAGCTGCAATCTTACTTCCTATCTTTATGTTTTTTTACCTCGGCAATTTTATGCACTCATACTTTTTTATAAGTTTAATTGTGGCATTATTAGTAATCTGGAAACATAGAACAAACATAATAAGATTGCTCAAGGGAGAAGAATCCAAAATTAACCAGAATTAA
- the pyrF gene encoding orotidine-5'-phosphate decarboxylase: protein MNNRYNSEDKIILAIDGLDLSQAKFLLEKCPSIKWVKVGLELFVREGPRVIEILKSLNKKIFLDLKFHDIPNTMSAACFQVSKLGVDIISIHSSAGLKALKDSKKATIEGASSVNENPPFVVGITVLTSFSLKDFQTDLDRNNTIEENVLRLAKLSFDAGLDGCVCSPWEVKMLRSIYKDNFELITPGIRLKIDNKDDQNRIMTPHEAIDNGASKLVIGRSISKAIDPNKALIEIFKSINSG, encoded by the coding sequence ATGAATAACAGATATAATTCAGAAGATAAAATAATATTGGCAATTGATGGACTTGATTTAAGTCAAGCAAAATTTCTTCTAGAAAAATGTCCTAGTATTAAGTGGGTGAAAGTTGGTTTAGAGCTTTTTGTTAGGGAAGGTCCAAGAGTTATTGAAATTTTAAAAAGTTTAAATAAAAAAATTTTTTTAGACTTAAAGTTTCATGATATTCCAAATACCATGAGTGCAGCATGTTTCCAAGTTTCAAAATTAGGTGTTGATATTATTTCTATTCATTCTTCAGCAGGCCTAAAAGCTCTTAAGGATTCGAAAAAAGCAACTATAGAAGGAGCCTCCTCAGTTAATGAAAACCCTCCATTTGTTGTAGGAATAACTGTTTTAACAAGCTTTTCTCTTAAAGATTTTCAAACTGATCTTGATAGAAATAATACAATTGAAGAAAATGTATTGAGACTTGCAAAGTTGTCTTTTGATGCTGGGTTAGATGGATGTGTCTGCTCCCCTTGGGAGGTAAAAATGTTGAGATCTATTTATAAAGATAACTTTGAACTTATTACACCTGGTATCAGGTTAAAAATTGACAATAAAGATGATCAAAATAGAATTATGACTCCCCATGAAGCTATAGATAATGGCGCTAGTAAATTAGTCATTGGTAGATCAATATCAAAAGCTATAGATCCTAATAAAGCTCTAATAGAAATATTTAAATCTATTAATTCTGGTTAA
- the tyrS gene encoding tyrosine--tRNA ligase, whose translation MTDNLLLPSWLSRGIEEYFPIKGTDQTFSEIIDHAKKNNKKLRVKLGIDPTGTDIHLGHSILFKKLRAFQDNGHIAVLIIGDFTAQIGDPTGKNKTRVQLSEKQVKENAKTYLTQLGMGKPANESILDFDSKDRIEIRYNSEWLKGLDLNSIIELMGSATVSQMLAKEEFNKRYSSQVPIALHEFLYPLLQGYDSVIVQSDIELGGTDQKFNIAIGRDLQRHFKQEPQFGILLPILTGLDGIKKMSKSEFNTVGLTDDPLSMYSKLEKVPDNIIPTYFELLTELDLSFLGNSNPRELQRRMALEVTTLFHGFDEALKAQTNCEKLFLGQKEKVGEIPEISLKEIVFPVKFFYLLSALKLFKSSSESKRSIKGGGVKIDSQKVINPDLVFESKNELEGKILQIGKKIIKRFEN comes from the coding sequence ATGACAGATAATTTATTATTGCCATCATGGCTCTCAAGAGGAATAGAAGAATATTTCCCAATTAAGGGAACAGATCAAACTTTTTCAGAGATAATTGATCATGCGAAAAAAAATAATAAAAAATTAAGGGTTAAACTTGGAATCGATCCAACTGGAACTGATATTCATCTTGGGCATAGCATATTGTTCAAAAAACTTAGGGCATTCCAAGATAATGGACATATAGCAGTTTTAATTATTGGAGATTTTACTGCTCAAATAGGAGACCCAACTGGAAAAAACAAAACAAGAGTGCAGTTATCGGAAAAACAAGTTAAGGAAAATGCAAAAACATATTTAACGCAACTTGGAATGGGTAAACCAGCTAATGAATCTATTTTAGATTTTGATTCAAAAGATAGAATAGAAATTAGATATAACAGTGAATGGTTAAAAGGATTAGATCTTAATTCGATAATTGAATTAATGGGGAGTGCGACAGTTAGTCAAATGTTAGCTAAGGAGGAATTTAATAAAAGGTACTCTTCACAAGTCCCAATTGCTTTGCATGAATTCTTATATCCACTATTACAAGGTTACGATTCGGTGATTGTTCAATCAGATATTGAGCTTGGAGGTACAGATCAGAAATTTAATATTGCAATAGGAAGAGACCTTCAAAGGCATTTTAAACAAGAACCTCAGTTTGGTATTCTATTGCCAATTTTGACAGGTTTAGATGGAATTAAGAAGATGAGTAAATCTGAATTTAACACCGTCGGATTGACTGATGATCCTCTTTCAATGTATTCAAAATTAGAAAAAGTACCCGATAATATAATACCTACCTATTTTGAGTTGCTTACTGAATTAGATTTAAGTTTTCTTGGAAACTCAAATCCTCGTGAATTACAGAGAAGAATGGCTTTAGAAGTTACTACTTTATTCCATGGGTTTGATGAAGCTTTAAAAGCGCAAACTAACTGCGAAAAATTATTTCTTGGACAAAAAGAAAAAGTTGGAGAAATTCCTGAGATTTCATTAAAAGAAATAGTTTTTCCAGTTAAGTTTTTTTACTTACTAAGTGCTCTAAAACTTTTTAAATCAAGCAGTGAATCCAAAAGATCGATTAAAGGTGGGGGCGTTAAAATTGATAGTCAGAAAGTAATAAATCCTGATTTAGTTTTTGAATCAAAAAATGAATTGGAAGGGAAAATTTTGCAAATTGGAAAAAAAATAATTAAAAGGTTTGAAAACTAA
- a CDS encoding DUF3086 domain-containing protein, whose protein sequence is MNNTEISNNNPEKELIIGKSVSDDKTKQTSEKNTRQNKKTAPKNDKSNKSFDEISNEIFRDLIKKKDSLEKEIKDLKTKKNELEKDIESNFQGQSDNIAKRVKGFQDYLTGALQNLSQNVDKLELVSQPIIVKPSPLDEKKQENIINNVVNVPALSETFKPDEEIIKSCFSTFTEQPDFYAEPWKLRRSLNSSDVEIMDDWFFNMGGRGSIESRGSRQKNALLSAGLISILGELYGDQFQTLILASQPERLGEWRRILQDSLGLSRDDFGPNSGIVLFERPEGVIERADRLEANEELPFIIIDASETSVEIPILQFPLWVAFAGSDNEIYDDLELN, encoded by the coding sequence ATGAACAATACAGAAATTTCAAACAATAATCCTGAAAAGGAATTAATCATAGGTAAATCAGTTTCAGATGATAAAACCAAACAAACTAGTGAGAAAAATACAAGGCAAAATAAAAAAACTGCCCCAAAAAACGACAAATCAAATAAATCTTTTGATGAAATTTCTAATGAGATTTTTAGAGATCTCATCAAAAAAAAAGACTCTTTAGAAAAAGAAATAAAAGATTTAAAAACAAAAAAAAATGAATTAGAAAAAGATATAGAATCAAATTTTCAAGGACAGTCGGATAATATCGCTAAAAGAGTTAAAGGCTTTCAAGATTACTTAACTGGAGCATTGCAGAATCTTTCACAAAACGTAGATAAACTTGAGTTGGTTTCTCAACCAATAATCGTAAAGCCATCCCCCCTCGATGAAAAGAAACAAGAAAATATTATAAATAATGTGGTAAATGTTCCTGCTCTTTCTGAAACATTTAAGCCAGATGAAGAGATTATAAAAAGTTGCTTTTCAACTTTTACAGAACAACCTGATTTTTATGCTGAACCTTGGAAATTAAGACGTAGTCTTAATTCATCAGATGTAGAAATTATGGATGATTGGTTCTTTAATATGGGCGGAAGAGGTTCTATTGAAAGTAGAGGATCTCGACAAAAAAATGCTTTGTTATCAGCGGGTTTAATATCTATTCTTGGCGAATTATATGGAGATCAATTTCAGACGCTTATTTTAGCTTCTCAGCCTGAACGATTAGGGGAGTGGAGAAGAATTCTTCAAGATTCACTTGGTCTCTCAAGAGATGACTTTGGGCCTAATAGTGGGATTGTTCTTTTTGAAAGGCCTGAAGGTGTCATCGAAAGAGCCGATAGATTAGAAGCTAATGAAGAATTACCATTTATTATTATTGATGCATCAGAAACATCTGTTGAAATTCCTATACTGCAATTCCCATTATGGGTTGCTTTTGCAGGCTCAGATAATGAAATTTACGATGATCTTGAATTAAACTAA
- a CDS encoding MFS transporter: MFSYGLGDAGTGLVATQFGFFLFKFFISAGLPVIIAGSLLMLIKIWDAINDPLIGWLSDRTKSRWGPRIPWMVAASVPLGFSLAAIWWTPAGSVLNKTIYYAIISIIVMTAYTSINLPFAALSTEISEKTAIRTRLNASRFTGSIIAGITGLIIAGIVLGSEDSANNEYFLMGKISGCIAVATTLISCWGLAPFAKKARRPSGKAEAITLQFKRIFRNKKFLKIITLYILLWCALQLMQTVALIYVEDVLRVPTDIAKWIPIPFQISALIGLQIWTRVSNKLNRISALNYGAFLWIISCTAALFFPSLSRVSEVGDGLLLNASNMILFILLIFIICLIGIGASTAFLIPWSLLPDAIDEDPEKPAGLYTAWMVLIQKIGIALSVQLLGFLLYLSGYQTCFVDKDSLNIIEQCTSAQLTIRLCIGFIPSIMVVIGLLIMRKWDRKLITN, translated from the coding sequence ATGTTCTCCTATGGGTTAGGAGATGCAGGTACAGGTTTAGTGGCGACGCAATTTGGTTTTTTTCTGTTCAAATTCTTTATTTCTGCTGGTTTACCAGTAATAATTGCGGGCTCGTTATTGATGTTAATAAAGATATGGGACGCAATAAATGATCCTTTAATTGGATGGTTAAGCGATCGGACTAAATCGAGATGGGGGCCCAGAATACCATGGATGGTAGCAGCATCTGTTCCTCTTGGTTTTTCTTTAGCTGCAATATGGTGGACCCCAGCTGGTTCCGTTCTAAATAAGACTATTTACTATGCAATAATTTCTATCATCGTAATGACTGCTTATACAAGTATAAATCTTCCTTTTGCTGCTTTATCAACCGAAATTTCTGAAAAAACAGCAATCAGAACAAGGTTAAACGCATCTAGATTTACCGGCTCAATAATTGCAGGAATAACTGGTTTGATAATTGCTGGAATTGTCTTAGGTTCAGAAGACTCAGCAAATAATGAATATTTTTTAATGGGTAAAATAAGTGGATGTATTGCTGTAGCTACGACATTAATATCCTGTTGGGGGTTAGCTCCATTTGCAAAAAAAGCCAGAAGGCCTTCAGGGAAAGCAGAGGCAATAACTCTTCAATTCAAAAGGATCTTCAGAAATAAAAAATTTCTCAAAATCATTACGCTTTATATTCTGCTATGGTGCGCCTTGCAATTGATGCAAACTGTAGCATTAATCTATGTAGAGGATGTGCTGAGGGTGCCAACAGACATAGCAAAGTGGATCCCAATACCTTTCCAAATTAGTGCATTAATAGGTTTACAAATATGGACTAGAGTATCAAATAAATTGAATAGAATTTCAGCTTTAAATTATGGAGCTTTTTTGTGGATTATTTCATGTACGGCAGCTTTATTTTTTCCTTCTTTATCTAGAGTTTCAGAAGTTGGAGATGGTTTATTGCTAAATGCCAGCAACATGATTTTGTTCATTCTTTTAATTTTCATAATCTGTCTTATTGGCATTGGAGCTTCTACTGCTTTTCTTATCCCTTGGTCACTTCTTCCAGATGCAATAGACGAAGATCCAGAGAAACCAGCAGGACTATATACCGCTTGGATGGTACTTATTCAGAAAATTGGAATCGCTTTGAGTGTTCAATTATTAGGGTTTTTGCTGTATTTATCTGGTTATCAAACATGCTTTGTTGATAAAGATAGTTTAAATATTATTGAACAATGCACCTCAGCACAATTAACTATTAGATTATGCATTGGTTTTATACCCTCAATAATGGTGGTAATTGGTCTTTTGATAATGAGAAAATGGGATCGAAAATTAATTACGAACTAA
- a CDS encoding MlaE family ABC transporter permease, whose product MYYPKFFKRLLSSFIIGGQAINFIFRGKISKNDLFDQLMESGPGSLLIVLITGIAAGTVFNIQVASQLTSMGVSSEIGGLLAVGMAREMAPLLTATLMTGKVATAYAAQLGTMKVTEQIEAITMLRTEPVQYLVVPRLLSMVIMSPIQCLLFLSVALWSGQIWSTIFYKVPPTVFWTSVRSGNVSLTSSDLTSMLIKSIVFGLLISIIACGYGLTTKGGPKEVGTSTTGAVVMTLVNVSLMDVLLTQILFG is encoded by the coding sequence ATGTATTACCCTAAGTTTTTTAAAAGACTTCTAAGCAGCTTCATCATTGGAGGGCAAGCAATTAATTTTATCTTCAGAGGTAAAATTTCCAAGAATGATCTCTTTGACCAACTTATGGAGTCGGGTCCTGGTAGTTTGTTGATTGTATTAATTACAGGAATTGCCGCAGGTACAGTCTTTAATATTCAAGTAGCATCACAACTAACAAGTATGGGTGTTTCAAGTGAAATTGGAGGTTTATTAGCAGTAGGAATGGCGAGAGAAATGGCTCCTCTCTTAACTGCGACTTTAATGACTGGGAAGGTTGCCACAGCTTATGCTGCTCAACTGGGCACTATGAAAGTCACAGAACAAATAGAGGCCATCACAATGTTAAGGACTGAACCAGTCCAATATTTGGTAGTACCAAGATTACTATCGATGGTAATAATGTCTCCTATTCAGTGCCTTTTGTTTTTATCTGTCGCATTATGGAGTGGACAAATTTGGAGCACAATTTTTTATAAAGTTCCTCCAACAGTTTTCTGGACATCTGTGAGATCAGGTAATGTGAGTTTAACCAGCTCAGACTTAACTTCAATGTTAATAAAATCTATAGTGTTCGGATTACTTATCTCAATCATTGCTTGTGGATATGGACTAACAACTAAAGGTGGTCCAAAAGAAGTTGGAACAAGTACAACAGGGGCCGTTGTAATGACTCTTGTTAATGTATCTTTAATGGATGTATTACTAACACAAATTTTATTTGGATAA
- a CDS encoding DUF3119 family protein: MFKTKSKKEEPVIISPSFQLPIILIILSFMLLFLNIGSLPTIVFASFSFFLLLQSFTLRIKITNDNFIVLQLGKEIRTFPFKNWISWKFFFPIVPGVFYFREKSSPHLLPILFNPKQLKDELLKKVDSLEIKNS; encoded by the coding sequence ATGTTTAAGACTAAATCAAAAAAGGAAGAACCAGTAATAATATCGCCATCATTCCAATTACCAATAATTCTGATAATTTTAAGTTTTATGCTTTTATTTTTAAATATTGGTTCATTGCCAACAATAGTTTTTGCATCGTTTAGCTTTTTCTTATTACTTCAGTCCTTTACCTTAAGAATAAAAATAACAAATGATAATTTTATAGTTTTACAATTAGGTAAAGAGATTAGAACTTTTCCATTCAAGAACTGGATATCATGGAAATTCTTTTTCCCTATAGTCCCAGGTGTATTTTATTTTAGAGAAAAATCTAGTCCTCATTTATTACCAATATTATTTAATCCAAAGCAATTAAAAGATGAACTTCTAAAAAAAGTTGACTCCTTGGAAATTAAAAATTCCTAA
- a CDS encoding glycogen debranching protein, whose amino-acid sequence MTHINKGKPFPLGSSLTSQGVNFSLIATNAEYVEILLFEKEDSISPKTILKLDQNHNTGPYWHVEIKNLSEGCIYAFRIKQKNNEINNNYEKKVLLDPCSRGITGWESYKRENALNNLENTNSCLKSVVCDRKLFNFKDYPRPKHSWEETIIYELHIKSFTESTDKNESCFKKFLKKIPYLKELGITTIELLPIFCFDPTDAPNGLDNFWGYSPINWFTPHFEYLSNESAEKNREEFRRLVEECHKADIEIILDVVYNHTSEGDSHGPAISWKGIDENLYYFIGKDKNYQDVSGCGNTIAANRGLVRKLIIESLKCWASELGVDGFRFDLGIALSRGENLAPLENPPIFEDIECEPELIDIKLISEPWDCGGLYKLGNFPSKNTFTWNGHFRDDLRRFWKGDKDTAWNMSDKIKGSPSIYKEDTIFPKSINFITSHDGFTLKDLVTYDRKYNFANREQNRDGDNHNNSWNHGIEGPTTNLLINDLRKRQQKNLILSLLISRGVPMILMGDEIGRSQGGNNNSWCQNNLLGWMNWENGQQDLELLEYFKYVIKIRKKLINIFNPSFLPNNQTNEHIPAYHWHGTKLDSPDWSSWSHTVAFSINKGNTNPLIWIGLNAYSKNIDFPLPKCKYNWFKVIDTSMNEIFEPINIKENSVSIKSRSSLLIISEEVFGAKNNIF is encoded by the coding sequence GTGACTCATATCAATAAAGGTAAACCATTTCCTTTAGGAAGTTCTCTAACTTCACAAGGAGTTAATTTTTCCCTAATAGCTACAAATGCAGAATATGTAGAAATACTATTGTTCGAGAAAGAAGACTCTATTTCTCCAAAAACCATATTGAAATTAGATCAGAACCATAATACTGGTCCATACTGGCATGTGGAAATAAAAAATCTAAGTGAAGGTTGTATTTATGCTTTTAGAATAAAACAAAAAAATAATGAAATTAATAATAACTATGAAAAAAAAGTATTACTTGATCCATGTTCAAGGGGTATTACTGGATGGGAAAGTTATAAAAGAGAAAATGCATTAAACAATCTAGAAAATACTAATTCTTGTCTTAAAAGCGTTGTTTGCGATAGAAAATTATTTAATTTCAAGGATTATCCAAGACCGAAACATTCTTGGGAAGAAACAATTATTTATGAACTCCATATCAAATCCTTTACTGAATCAACTGATAAAAATGAAAGTTGTTTCAAGAAATTTTTAAAAAAAATTCCGTATCTCAAAGAACTCGGTATTACCACAATTGAATTACTTCCAATTTTTTGTTTTGATCCAACTGATGCACCAAATGGTTTAGATAATTTTTGGGGTTATAGTCCAATCAATTGGTTTACACCTCATTTTGAATATCTTTCGAATGAATCGGCCGAAAAAAATAGAGAGGAATTTAGAAGATTGGTAGAGGAATGTCACAAAGCAGATATTGAAATCATCTTAGATGTTGTATACAATCATACGTCTGAGGGAGATTCTCATGGACCAGCAATATCTTGGAAAGGTATAGATGAAAATCTTTATTACTTTATAGGAAAAGATAAAAATTATCAGGACGTCTCTGGGTGCGGTAATACTATTGCGGCAAACAGAGGATTAGTTAGAAAACTAATCATTGAATCATTAAAATGCTGGGCGAGTGAACTTGGAGTAGATGGTTTTAGATTTGATTTAGGAATTGCCCTATCAAGAGGAGAAAATCTTGCTCCACTCGAAAATCCTCCAATTTTTGAAGATATAGAATGTGAACCCGAACTTATCGATATAAAATTAATAAGTGAACCATGGGATTGTGGTGGTTTATATAAATTAGGTAATTTCCCATCTAAGAATACTTTTACATGGAATGGTCATTTTAGAGATGACTTACGGAGATTTTGGAAGGGGGATAAAGATACAGCTTGGAATATGAGCGATAAAATAAAAGGTAGTCCATCGATTTATAAAGAAGATACTATTTTCCCAAAATCAATAAACTTTATTACTTCACATGATGGATTTACTCTAAAAGATTTAGTAACTTACGATAGGAAATATAATTTTGCTAATAGAGAACAAAATAGGGATGGTGATAACCATAATAATTCTTGGAATCATGGTATAGAGGGACCAACTACAAACTTATTAATCAATGATTTAAGAAAAAGACAACAAAAAAATCTTATTCTTAGTTTACTTATTTCCAGAGGTGTTCCAATGATACTTATGGGTGATGAGATAGGAAGGTCGCAAGGCGGTAACAATAATTCTTGGTGCCAAAATAATTTATTGGGCTGGATGAATTGGGAAAATGGTCAACAAGATTTGGAATTATTAGAATATTTCAAATATGTTATAAAAATCCGAAAAAAACTTATAAATATTTTTAATCCATCATTCTTACCTAATAATCAAACAAATGAACATATACCAGCATATCATTGGCATGGGACAAAATTAGATAGCCCCGATTGGAGTAGTTGGTCTCACACAGTTGCCTTTAGCATTAACAAAGGCAATACTAATCCTCTTATCTGGATAGGTTTAAATGCATATTCAAAAAATATAGATTTCCCCTTGCCGAAATGTAAATATAATTGGTTTAAAGTTATTGACACTAGCATGAATGAGATTTTTGAACCCATAAATATAAAGGAAAACTCTGTTTCAATAAAGAGTAGAAGCTCTTTATTAATCATTTCAGAAGAAGTATTTGGCGCAAAAAATAATATATTTTAA
- a CDS encoding DUF1825 family protein: MGFFESDIVQEEAKKLFTDYQDLMKLGSDYGKFDREGKKMFIKKMESLMDRYKVFMKRFELSEDFQAKMTVEQLKTQLNQFGITPDQMFDQMNKTLIRMKDELDKTS; encoded by the coding sequence ATGGGATTTTTTGAGTCAGACATTGTACAAGAAGAAGCTAAAAAGCTTTTTACTGATTACCAAGACCTCATGAAGCTTGGTTCTGATTATGGCAAATTTGATAGAGAGGGTAAAAAAATGTTTATAAAAAAAATGGAATCTCTTATGGATCGTTATAAGGTTTTTATGAAGAGATTCGAATTATCTGAAGATTTTCAAGCAAAAATGACAGTAGAGCAATTAAAGACGCAGTTAAACCAGTTTGGGATTACTCCAGATCAGATGTTTGATCAGATGAATAAAACCTTAATAAGAATGAAGGATGAACTTGATAAAACCTCTTGA